A genome region from Mycobacterium florentinum includes the following:
- a CDS encoding NAD(P)H-dependent oxidoreductase has protein sequence MRRCRPLTEGNETVARIKVLALVGSLRAASINRQIAELAVAVAPDDVTVTVFEGLGDLPFYNEEIDDSMNAEATTPAPVVALRAAAAEADAALVVTPEYNGSYPAVVKNAIDWLSRPFGDGALKDKPLAVIGGAFGRYGGVWAHDDTRKSFGIAGARVIEGIKLSVPFATLEGKPPAKNAELVANVRDAVGKLAAEVG, from the coding sequence ATGCGAAGATGTAGACCATTAACCGAAGGGAACGAAACAGTGGCGCGGATCAAAGTCTTGGCGTTGGTAGGCAGCCTGCGGGCGGCATCGATAAACCGCCAGATCGCCGAACTGGCGGTTGCCGTGGCTCCCGACGATGTCACGGTGACCGTGTTCGAGGGGCTGGGCGATCTGCCGTTCTACAACGAGGAAATCGACGACTCGATGAATGCCGAGGCCACGACGCCGGCTCCGGTCGTTGCGTTACGCGCCGCGGCGGCCGAGGCGGATGCGGCCCTGGTCGTCACTCCGGAGTACAACGGCAGCTACCCGGCGGTCGTCAAGAACGCCATCGACTGGCTGTCCCGCCCGTTCGGCGACGGTGCCCTGAAGGACAAGCCGCTGGCGGTCATCGGCGGAGCGTTCGGCCGCTACGGCGGAGTATGGGCGCACGACGACACCCGCAAGTCATTCGGCATCGCCGGCGCGCGGGTCATCGAGGGCATCAAACTGTCGGTGCCGTTCGCGACCTTGGAGGGCAAGCCGCCTGCCAAGAATGCGGAACTGGTGGCGAACGTGCGGGATGCGGTCGGCAAGCTCGCGGCCGAAGTCGGCTGA
- a CDS encoding DNA polymerase IV has product MAPPTSSWVLHVDLDQFLASVELRRHPELVGLPVIVGGSGDPTEPRKVVTCASYQAREFGVHAGMPLRTAARRCPDATFLPSDPAAYDEASDQVMGLLRDLGHPVEVWGWDEAYVSVTAADPADVAEQIRTVVLSETGLSCSVGISDNKQRAKVATGFGKPGGVFTLTDANWMDVMADRPVDALWGVGPKTAKKLAALDITTVRELAHSDAELLTSTFGPRTGLWLLLLAKGGGDTEVSAEPWVPRSRSHVVTFPRDLTERSEMDSAVTELASRALEEVTAAGRVVTRVAVTVRTATFYTRTKIRKLPSPTTDADAIVAAALGVLDLFELDRPVRLLGVRLELAMPA; this is encoded by the coding sequence ATGGCCCCGCCGACGTCGAGCTGGGTCCTGCATGTCGATCTCGACCAGTTTCTGGCCTCGGTCGAGCTGCGCCGCCATCCCGAGCTGGTGGGTTTGCCCGTAATCGTCGGCGGCAGTGGTGATCCCACCGAGCCGCGCAAGGTCGTCACCTGCGCGTCGTATCAGGCCCGCGAGTTCGGGGTGCACGCGGGCATGCCGTTGCGCACCGCGGCCCGGCGCTGCCCGGACGCCACCTTCCTGCCGTCGGATCCGGCCGCCTACGACGAGGCCTCCGATCAGGTGATGGGGTTGCTGCGCGATCTGGGACACCCGGTCGAGGTGTGGGGCTGGGACGAGGCCTACGTCTCGGTGACAGCGGCCGATCCCGCCGACGTCGCGGAACAGATTCGCACCGTTGTCCTTTCGGAAACCGGGCTGTCCTGTTCGGTCGGCATCAGCGACAACAAGCAGCGGGCCAAGGTGGCCACCGGGTTCGGGAAACCCGGCGGCGTCTTTACGCTCACCGACGCGAACTGGATGGACGTCATGGCCGATCGTCCGGTCGACGCGCTGTGGGGCGTGGGCCCTAAGACGGCGAAAAAGCTTGCGGCGCTGGATATCACCACGGTGCGAGAGCTGGCCCATAGTGATGCCGAGCTGCTGACCTCCACCTTCGGGCCACGTACCGGCCTGTGGCTGCTGCTGCTTGCCAAGGGCGGCGGCGACACGGAGGTCAGCGCCGAGCCGTGGGTCCCGCGCTCGCGCAGCCACGTCGTCACGTTCCCTCGCGACCTCACCGAGCGATCCGAAATGGATTCGGCCGTAACAGAATTAGCGAGTCGAGCCCTGGAGGAAGTCACGGCGGCCGGGCGCGTCGTCACGCGGGTGGCGGTCACCGTACGCACCGCGACCTTCTACACCCGCACCAAGATTCGCAAGCTGCCGTCGCCGACCACCGATGCCGACGCCATCGTCGCGGCAGCGCTGGGCGTCCTGGATCTGTTCGAACTCGACCGTCCGGTCCGGTTACTCGGGGTGCGACTCGAATTGGCCATGCCGGCCTAG
- a CDS encoding TetR/AcrR family transcriptional regulator: MSSHAEPGEPATRRRGDKHRQAIMAAVRELLQERPFAELSVSTISLRAGVGRSGFYFYFDSKYAVLAQIVAEATQELEELTQFFAPRQPDESPEQFAKRMVGSAAAVYAHNDPVMTACNAARYTDVEIQKMLEQQLEVVLRDIVAIVEAEMAAGTANPISDDIPTLVRTLIGTTSLMLTGDPIFIGRDGDLDRRVRLLEQLWLNSLWGGGRG, from the coding sequence ATGAGCAGCCACGCGGAGCCGGGCGAGCCGGCGACGCGGCGACGCGGCGACAAGCACCGGCAGGCAATCATGGCTGCGGTGCGTGAATTGCTGCAGGAGCGGCCCTTCGCGGAGCTGTCGGTCAGCACCATCAGTCTTCGCGCCGGGGTGGGCAGGTCCGGCTTCTACTTCTATTTCGACTCCAAGTACGCGGTGCTCGCGCAGATCGTCGCGGAGGCCACCCAGGAGCTTGAAGAACTCACGCAGTTTTTCGCTCCCCGTCAGCCCGACGAGTCGCCGGAGCAGTTCGCCAAGCGGATGGTCGGCAGCGCCGCCGCGGTCTACGCGCACAACGACCCGGTGATGACGGCTTGCAACGCCGCCCGCTACACCGACGTCGAAATCCAAAAAATGCTCGAGCAGCAGTTGGAGGTGGTGCTGCGCGATATCGTCGCGATCGTCGAAGCGGAGATGGCGGCCGGGACCGCGAATCCGATCAGCGACGACATCCCGACGCTGGTGCGCACCCTGATCGGGACCACCTCCCTGATGCTGACCGGCGACCCGATCTTCATCGGCCGCGACGGCGACCTCGACCGGCGCGTCCGGCTGCTCGAGCAGTTGTGGCTGAACTCCTTGTGGGGTGGCGGCCGCGGGTAA
- a CDS encoding thiolase family protein: MTYFEKDAIVSGIGISRIGRRTGIPGRDLTMEAVRGAIADAGLAPVDIDGIATLGDTPAEEVNAELGIEAADCGSGFGTGGLLSPVMSACRAVSEKRARHVVIYRTIQMLGGTVPVKKEENAPAAPLARMFETPEGAEKPAVGAMDDVNDLVAAQAYSAANWLALNCRRHMDLYGTTKEQLGWLALNGRRNAALNPLAVYREPMTMADYLGARLVSTPFGLLDCDVPIDGSIAVVVSNAEYGPDCPHRPVRVEAIGGSDGAGGWFHRDDYPKMAMSDAAAQMWSRTELKPADLAVAQLYDGFTYLTLAWLEALGICGDGEAGPFVEGGARIARDGQLPLNTYGGQLSAGRMHGYWALHEGCLQLRGEAADRQVTQRPEVGVVSVGGGPVAGCMLLTC; this comes from the coding sequence ATGACGTATTTCGAGAAAGACGCGATCGTGTCCGGTATCGGGATTTCCCGAATCGGCCGACGGACCGGCATCCCGGGGCGCGACCTCACGATGGAAGCGGTGCGTGGTGCGATCGCCGACGCCGGCCTGGCGCCCGTCGACATCGACGGCATCGCGACATTGGGTGACACTCCGGCCGAGGAGGTCAATGCCGAACTGGGTATCGAAGCGGCCGACTGCGGCAGCGGTTTCGGTACCGGCGGACTGCTCAGCCCGGTGATGTCGGCATGCCGCGCGGTGTCCGAGAAACGCGCCCGGCACGTCGTGATCTACCGGACCATCCAAATGCTCGGCGGCACAGTGCCGGTCAAGAAGGAGGAAAACGCGCCCGCAGCGCCGCTGGCGCGCATGTTCGAAACTCCCGAGGGTGCCGAGAAACCCGCCGTTGGTGCGATGGATGATGTCAACGATCTCGTTGCGGCCCAGGCATATTCCGCGGCGAACTGGTTGGCGCTGAACTGCCGCCGCCACATGGACCTGTACGGAACCACCAAGGAACAGTTGGGTTGGTTGGCGCTCAACGGCCGGCGCAACGCCGCACTGAATCCCCTTGCGGTCTACCGCGAGCCGATGACCATGGCCGACTACCTGGGGGCGCGGCTGGTGTCCACGCCGTTCGGGCTGCTGGACTGCGACGTGCCCATCGACGGCTCGATCGCGGTGGTCGTGTCCAACGCGGAATACGGACCCGACTGCCCGCACCGACCGGTGCGAGTGGAGGCGATCGGCGGGTCCGACGGCGCGGGCGGCTGGTTCCACCGCGACGACTACCCGAAGATGGCGATGTCGGATGCGGCCGCGCAGATGTGGTCGCGCACCGAGCTGAAACCCGCCGACCTTGCGGTCGCCCAGCTTTACGACGGCTTCACCTATCTCACCCTTGCCTGGCTGGAGGCCCTGGGAATCTGCGGCGACGGCGAGGCCGGTCCGTTCGTCGAGGGCGGCGCGCGGATCGCCCGCGACGGGCAGCTGCCGCTCAACACCTACGGCGGTCAACTCTCGGCCGGGCGCATGCACGGTTACTGGGCGCTGCACGAGGGATGCCTGCAGTTGCGCGGCGAGGCGGCCGACCGGCAGGTGACGCAGCGCCCCGAGGTAGGCGTGGTTTCCGTGGGCGGGGGTCCGGTCGCGGGTTGCATGCTGCTCACCTGCTGA
- a CDS encoding Zn-ribbon domain-containing OB-fold protein, with product MSAESTSPLLIEHCSDCARWVHPATGECRECGAALVARPISGAGTVFTYTVNHHPYNPEIPVPYVIAIVELAEQAGLRVAANIVDCEPDSVTCGMPVSIKPEKGAGGAPLFAPAAG from the coding sequence GTGTCAGCCGAGTCGACGTCACCGCTGCTCATCGAGCATTGCTCCGATTGCGCACGCTGGGTGCATCCCGCAACCGGGGAATGCCGGGAGTGTGGCGCCGCGTTGGTCGCCCGCCCGATTTCCGGAGCGGGCACGGTGTTCACCTACACGGTCAACCACCATCCGTACAACCCGGAGATCCCGGTCCCCTATGTGATCGCCATCGTCGAGCTGGCCGAACAAGCCGGGCTTCGGGTCGCCGCCAATATCGTTGACTGCGAACCGGATTCGGTGACGTGCGGGATGCCGGTCAGCATCAAGCCGGAGAAGGGCGCGGGCGGCGCGCCGTTGTTCGCACCGGCGGCCGGCTGA
- a CDS encoding FadR/GntR family transcriptional regulator, with translation MSPIPPAGGTKKLASTIARQIEADIVRRGWPVGESLGSEQALQQRYGVSRSVLREAVRLVEHHRVARMRRGPGGGLLISEPDAGPATRAVVIYLEYLGTTLADLLNARLVLEPLAASLAAERIDEAGIERLRAVLREEEHWRPGLPAPRDEFHIALAEQSKNPVLQLFIDVLMRLTTRYALRSRTDSASEAIEALDYMHHDHCEIVAAVTAGDSARAKTLSERHVEAVNAWLQEHHPGAGRAARPGHRREQADGEVPRGKLAEVLAATIGDEIGSGDWQIGSVFGTETALLQRYRVSRAVLREAVRLLEYHSVAQMRRGPGGGLVVAKPHAQASIDTIALYLQYRKPSREDLRCVRDAIEIDNVAKVVKRRAEPEVAAFLYTHRSALDGTAHAADDARQATSEELRFHHGLAQLAGNALLDLFLRIIVELFRRHWTSTGQEPPARSDVDAVEHAHSRILEAITAGDDSLARYRIRRHLDAAASWWL, from the coding sequence ATAAGCCCCATCCCGCCCGCGGGCGGGACAAAGAAGCTGGCCTCGACGATTGCCCGCCAAATCGAGGCGGACATCGTTCGCCGCGGCTGGCCGGTCGGCGAATCGCTGGGTTCCGAACAAGCCCTGCAACAGCGCTATGGCGTGAGTCGGTCGGTGCTGCGCGAGGCCGTCCGCCTCGTCGAGCACCATCGGGTGGCCCGGATGCGCCGCGGACCAGGCGGCGGTCTGCTGATCAGTGAGCCCGACGCCGGACCCGCAACTCGCGCCGTGGTCATCTATCTCGAATACCTGGGCACCACCCTGGCCGATCTGCTCAACGCGCGGCTGGTGCTCGAACCGTTGGCGGCCTCGCTTGCGGCCGAGCGGATCGACGAAGCCGGCATCGAGCGGTTGCGTGCGGTGCTGCGCGAGGAGGAACACTGGCGGCCGGGTCTGCCGGCGCCGCGCGACGAGTTTCACATCGCGCTGGCGGAGCAGTCGAAGAACCCGGTGCTCCAACTATTTATCGACGTGTTGATGAGGCTCACCACCCGCTACGCCCTGCGATCGCGCACCGACTCGGCAAGCGAGGCCATCGAGGCGCTCGACTACATGCACCACGACCACTGCGAAATCGTGGCCGCCGTGACCGCCGGCGATTCGGCCCGGGCCAAGACGCTGTCCGAACGGCACGTCGAAGCCGTGAATGCCTGGCTGCAAGAGCATCACCCAGGTGCGGGCCGGGCCGCGCGACCCGGTCACCGGCGTGAGCAGGCCGACGGGGAAGTCCCACGCGGCAAGTTGGCCGAGGTGCTTGCGGCCACGATCGGCGACGAGATCGGCTCCGGCGACTGGCAGATCGGTTCGGTCTTCGGCACCGAGACGGCGTTGCTTCAGCGCTACCGGGTGAGCCGTGCGGTGTTACGGGAAGCGGTGCGACTGCTCGAATATCACTCGGTCGCGCAGATGCGCCGCGGACCCGGCGGCGGGCTGGTCGTCGCCAAGCCCCATGCCCAAGCCAGCATCGACACCATCGCGCTATACCTGCAGTACCGAAAGCCGAGCCGCGAAGACCTGCGTTGTGTCCGCGACGCCATCGAGATCGACAACGTCGCCAAGGTCGTCAAACGGCGTGCCGAACCCGAGGTGGCGGCCTTCCTGTATACCCACCGGTCCGCGCTCGACGGCACTGCGCACGCCGCCGACGATGCCCGTCAGGCGACATCCGAGGAATTGCGGTTCCACCACGGACTGGCGCAACTGGCCGGCAACGCGCTGTTGGACCTGTTTTTGCGGATCATCGTGGAGTTGTTCCGCCGGCACTGGACCAGCACCGGCCAGGAGCCGCCCGCCCGCAGCGACGTCGACGCCGTCGAGCACGCGCACTCGCGGATACTCGAGGCGATCACCGCGGGCGACGACAGCTTGGCGCGCTACCGCATTCGCCGTCATCTCGACGCCGCCGCCTCTTGGTGGCTGTGA
- a CDS encoding class I SAM-dependent methyltransferase, with product MTAATKADRTAEESKHRAVWALGDYSAVADAVAAPLGPILVRASGIGAGDRVLDVAAGSGNVAIPAALTGADVVASDLCPDLLDRGQAIARTRGVKLQWLEANAEALPCESDGFDAVLSCIGVMFAPHHQRAADELVRVCRPGGTIGLISWTPEGFVGRMFATMKPYVAAPPPGAQPATMWGESDYVRALLSDRVVEFSAERRVLQVDCFADGAAFRDFFKANYGPTLAAYRGIADQPERVAALDTQLAELGDRYLAGSSTMEWEYLLVTARKR from the coding sequence ATGACCGCAGCAACGAAAGCCGACCGCACTGCCGAAGAAAGCAAGCATCGCGCGGTGTGGGCGTTGGGCGACTACAGCGCGGTGGCCGACGCGGTGGCGGCACCGCTGGGGCCGATACTGGTGCGGGCGAGTGGGATCGGCGCGGGCGACCGGGTGCTCGACGTTGCCGCGGGCAGCGGCAATGTGGCGATACCGGCGGCGCTGACCGGCGCCGATGTGGTGGCCAGCGACCTGTGCCCCGACCTGTTGGACCGCGGTCAAGCGATCGCTCGGACCCGCGGCGTCAAGCTGCAGTGGCTCGAGGCCAACGCCGAAGCGCTGCCGTGTGAGAGCGACGGGTTCGACGCGGTGCTGTCCTGCATCGGCGTGATGTTCGCGCCGCACCACCAGCGCGCCGCCGACGAGCTGGTGCGGGTCTGTCGCCCCGGCGGGACGATCGGGTTGATCAGCTGGACACCGGAAGGATTCGTTGGTCGGATGTTCGCGACGATGAAGCCCTACGTTGCGGCGCCACCACCCGGTGCGCAGCCCGCGACGATGTGGGGCGAGTCCGATTACGTGCGTGCGCTGCTGTCAGACCGCGTCGTCGAGTTCAGCGCGGAACGCCGTGTGCTGCAAGTGGATTGCTTTGCCGATGGGGCAGCTTTCCGGGACTTCTTCAAGGCGAATTACGGGCCGACGCTCGCCGCGTACCGAGGTATCGCAGACCAGCCTGAGCGTGTTGCCGCGTTGGACACGCAGCTGGCCGAGCTGGGCGACCGATACTTGGCCGGGTCCTCGACGATGGAGTGGGAGTACTTGCTGGTGACCGCCCGCAAGCGCTGA
- a CDS encoding cytochrome P450 gives MPATISTPHYLLDQAKRRFTPSINNFPGMGIVERRLLNHKFPERKLADPPPGSDLKAAVGDAGLPVIGHIIEMLRGGPDYLKFLYETKGPVVFGDSPVLPGIAALGPDAAQVVYSNRNKDFSQQGWVPVIGPFFNRGLMLLDFEEHMFHRRIMQEAFVRSRLVSYVEQMDQVVSKTISNDWVANDARFLLYPAMKELTLDIASMVFMGHEPGTDHDLVTKVNNAFAITTRAGNAIIRTPVPPFTWWRGLKARELLENYFRERVAEQRANPGTDLLSVLCLTEDEDGNKFSDEDIVNHMIFLMMAAHDTSTSTVTTMAYNLANHPEWQQRCREESDRLGDGPLDIDSLEKLESLDLVMNESIRLVTPVQWAMRQTVRDTDLLGYYIPKGTNVIAYPGMNHRLPELWKDPLKFDPERFTEPRNEHKRHRYAFTPFGGGAHKCIGMTFGQLEIKTILHRLLRKYRLEPPRPGYKCEWDYGGMPVPKDGMPILLRPL, from the coding sequence ATGCCTGCCACCATCAGCACCCCGCACTACCTGCTCGACCAGGCAAAGCGCCGGTTCACACCGTCGATCAACAACTTCCCGGGCATGGGCATCGTCGAACGCAGGTTGCTGAACCATAAATTCCCGGAGCGCAAGCTCGCCGACCCGCCGCCGGGCAGCGACCTCAAAGCGGCCGTGGGCGATGCGGGACTGCCGGTCATCGGGCACATCATCGAGATGCTGCGCGGCGGACCCGACTATCTGAAGTTCCTCTACGAGACCAAGGGTCCGGTGGTCTTCGGGGACTCACCGGTGCTGCCGGGCATCGCCGCCCTGGGCCCGGACGCCGCGCAGGTCGTCTACTCCAACCGCAACAAGGATTTCTCCCAGCAGGGCTGGGTCCCGGTGATCGGGCCGTTCTTCAACCGCGGCCTGATGCTGCTCGACTTCGAAGAGCACATGTTCCACCGGCGGATCATGCAGGAAGCCTTCGTCCGTTCCCGGCTGGTCAGCTATGTCGAACAGATGGACCAGGTGGTCTCGAAGACGATCTCCAACGACTGGGTGGCCAACGACGCGCGCTTCCTGCTCTACCCGGCGATGAAGGAATTGACGCTCGACATCGCCTCGATGGTGTTCATGGGCCACGAGCCGGGCACCGACCACGACCTGGTGACCAAGGTCAACAACGCGTTCGCCATCACCACCCGCGCGGGCAACGCGATCATCCGCACCCCGGTGCCGCCGTTCACCTGGTGGCGGGGCCTCAAGGCGCGCGAGCTGCTGGAGAACTATTTCCGCGAGCGGGTCGCCGAACAACGCGCCAACCCGGGCACCGACCTGCTGTCGGTGTTGTGCCTGACCGAAGACGAGGACGGCAACAAGTTCTCCGACGAAGACATCGTCAACCACATGATCTTCCTGATGATGGCCGCACACGACACGTCGACGTCGACGGTGACGACGATGGCCTACAACCTGGCCAACCACCCGGAGTGGCAGCAGCGTTGCCGCGAGGAATCCGACCGGCTCGGCGACGGTCCCCTCGACATCGACTCGCTGGAGAAGCTGGAGTCGCTCGACCTGGTGATGAACGAGTCGATCCGGCTGGTGACACCCGTGCAGTGGGCGATGCGGCAGACGGTGCGCGACACCGACCTGCTGGGCTACTACATCCCCAAGGGCACCAACGTCATCGCGTACCCGGGTATGAATCACCGCTTGCCCGAATTGTGGAAGGACCCACTGAAATTCGACCCGGAACGGTTCACCGAGCCGCGCAACGAGCACAAGCGGCACCGCTACGCGTTCACGCCGTTCGGCGGGGGCGCCCACAAGTGCATCGGAATGACGTTCGGGCAGTTGGAGATCAAGACGATCCTGCACCGGCTGCTGCGCAAGTATCGGCTCGAGCCGCCCCGCCCCGGCTACAAGTGCGAGTGGGATTACGGCGGCATGCCGGTGCCGAAGGACGGCATGCCAATTCTGTTGCGCCCGCTCTGA
- a CDS encoding TetR/AcrR family transcriptional regulator — MSGVERLGELPVSAPRELPQERGDAARNRELLLQAARRLVAKRGAGAVTMDDVAAAAGVGKGTLFRRFGSRAGLMMVLLDEDERASQQAFLFGPPPLGPDAPPMDRLVAFGRERLCFVHAHHALLSAAKGEPLTRHAGAAAVQRTHVRVLLQAAHTSGDLDVQTDALLALLDVDYVEHQLNYGGHTLESLGDAWEGLARKLCGR; from the coding sequence GTGAGCGGTGTCGAGAGATTGGGCGAGTTGCCCGTGTCGGCTCCGCGGGAGCTGCCACAGGAGCGAGGTGACGCGGCACGCAACCGGGAGCTGTTGCTGCAGGCGGCTCGCCGCCTGGTCGCCAAGCGCGGCGCGGGCGCGGTCACGATGGACGACGTCGCGGCGGCCGCCGGTGTCGGCAAGGGCACGCTGTTCCGCCGGTTCGGTAGCCGGGCCGGCCTGATGATGGTGCTGCTCGACGAGGACGAACGGGCCAGTCAGCAGGCCTTCCTGTTCGGTCCGCCACCCCTTGGACCGGACGCCCCGCCGATGGACCGGCTGGTGGCATTCGGCCGCGAACGGCTGTGCTTCGTACACGCGCACCACGCGCTGTTGTCGGCGGCCAAAGGCGAACCGCTCACCCGCCACGCGGGGGCCGCGGCGGTGCAGCGCACCCATGTGCGGGTGCTGTTGCAGGCCGCCCACACCAGCGGCGATCTCGATGTGCAAACCGACGCGCTGTTGGCCCTGCTCGACGTGGATTACGTTGAGCATCAACTGAATTACGGCGGCCATACGCTGGAGAGCCTGGGCGATGCCTGGGAAGGCCTGGCGCGCAAGCTGTGCGGGCGGTGA
- a CDS encoding SDR family oxidoreductase encodes MAQRGSARYFAGKRSLITGAASGIGRATALRLAAHGAELFLTDRDADGLAQTVADARALGAQVPAHRVLDIADYDEVAAFATDVHAAHPSMDVVMNIAGVSAWGTVDRLSHEQWTKMVSINLMGPIHVIETFVPPMVAARRGGHVVNVSSAAGLVALPWHAAYSASKYGLRGLSEVLRFDLAAHRIGVSVVVPGAVKTPLVDTVEIAGVDREDPRVGRWVDRFSGHAVSPERAAEKILAGVAKNRYLIYTSPDIRALYAFKRLAWWPYSVAMRRVNVIFTRALRPAPVQLGRHGQFESHPE; translated from the coding sequence ATGGCGCAGAGGGGATCCGCGCGGTATTTCGCGGGGAAGCGCAGTCTGATCACCGGCGCGGCCAGCGGCATCGGCCGGGCCACCGCGTTGCGGCTGGCGGCGCACGGGGCCGAGTTGTTCCTGACGGATCGCGACGCCGACGGGCTGGCCCAGACCGTGGCCGACGCCCGCGCGCTGGGCGCGCAAGTGCCTGCGCACCGCGTGCTGGATATCGCCGACTACGACGAGGTCGCGGCGTTCGCCACCGACGTCCATGCCGCGCATCCGAGCATGGATGTCGTGATGAACATCGCGGGAGTGTCGGCCTGGGGGACCGTCGACCGGCTCAGCCACGAGCAGTGGACCAAGATGGTCTCGATCAATCTGATGGGGCCGATCCACGTCATCGAGACGTTCGTGCCCCCGATGGTGGCGGCTCGCCGCGGTGGGCATGTGGTCAATGTGTCGTCGGCGGCCGGGCTGGTCGCACTGCCGTGGCATGCCGCCTACAGCGCCAGCAAGTACGGACTTCGCGGCCTGTCCGAGGTGTTGCGCTTCGACCTGGCAGCCCACCGCATCGGGGTCTCGGTCGTGGTGCCCGGGGCCGTGAAGACGCCGCTGGTCGACACGGTCGAGATCGCCGGCGTCGACCGCGAAGACCCCAGGGTCGGCCGGTGGGTCGATCGCTTCAGCGGTCATGCGGTGTCGCCGGAACGGGCCGCCGAGAAGATCCTGGCCGGAGTGGCGAAGAACAGATACCTGATCTACACGTCGCCGGACATCCGGGCGCTCTACGCATTCAAGCGGCTGGCGTGGTGGCCCTACAGCGTGGCGATGCGCCGGGTGAACGTCATCTTCACCCGGGCGCTGCGCCCCGCTCCGGTGCAACTAGGCCGGCATGGCCAATTCGAGTCGCACCCCGAGTAA
- a CDS encoding anti-sigma factor RsbA family regulatory protein has translation MVRSTENGRQAFVHSALLYHSQREYLDVVVPFVLEGLAMDEPVLVAVPRDYLGLLRAALGGDRSTAGLQLVDIAEVARNPSRFLALEGSFVEENADRRGRIVSQVCWPERSADEFLACMQHEALVNSAFEDRQLSALCLYDAERLDDDVLAGARATHPLLWKCGSLQHSADYAPDDVLARCNQPLTANPGAVTYMVRKSADLRPARSFAVNYAGWVGLSQDGIEDLQLVATELATNSLMYTDGACRLAFWRDDHHLVCEARDNGRLDDPLVGRLDPGPTGPASRGLFLVNAISDLVRTHTASTGTTIQAYLRLNSAAGKIG, from the coding sequence ATGGTGAGGAGCACGGAGAACGGGCGGCAAGCCTTCGTTCATTCCGCGCTCCTCTATCACTCGCAACGGGAGTACCTGGACGTCGTGGTGCCCTTCGTCCTCGAAGGCTTGGCGATGGACGAGCCGGTCCTCGTGGCGGTACCGCGTGACTATTTGGGCTTGCTGCGCGCCGCGCTGGGTGGCGACCGCTCGACGGCCGGGCTGCAGCTGGTGGACATCGCCGAGGTGGCGCGCAACCCGAGCCGGTTTCTGGCGCTCGAGGGCTCCTTTGTCGAGGAGAACGCGGACCGGCGTGGGCGGATTGTGAGCCAGGTCTGCTGGCCCGAGCGCAGTGCGGACGAGTTCCTGGCCTGCATGCAGCACGAGGCGCTGGTGAACAGCGCGTTTGAAGATCGGCAGCTCAGCGCGCTGTGTCTCTACGACGCGGAACGGCTGGACGACGATGTGCTGGCAGGCGCCCGCGCGACTCATCCGCTGCTGTGGAAATGCGGTTCGCTGCAACACAGCGCCGATTACGCGCCGGATGACGTGCTGGCGCGGTGCAATCAGCCCTTAACCGCTAATCCCGGCGCGGTGACCTACATGGTCCGCAAATCCGCGGACCTGCGCCCGGCGCGGTCGTTCGCGGTGAACTATGCCGGCTGGGTCGGGCTGTCCCAGGACGGCATCGAAGATCTGCAGCTGGTCGCCACCGAGTTGGCCACCAACAGCCTGATGTACACCGATGGTGCGTGCCGGCTGGCCTTTTGGCGCGACGACCATCACCTGGTGTGCGAGGCGCGCGACAACGGGCGCCTCGACGACCCGCTGGTGGGACGCCTGGACCCGGGCCCGACCGGCCCGGCCAGCCGCGGGTTGTTTCTGGTCAACGCGATCTCGGATCTGGTCCGCACCCACACCGCCAGCACCGGAACGACGATTCAGGCCTACCTGCGGCTGAATTCTGCGGCCGGGAAAATCGGCTGA